A segment of the Cetobacterium ceti genome:
AAAATATATAAAGGATACAAAAAAATAATCTCTTGGGGGATTCCAAGAGATTACTCTGAATAAAAGTTTTTTAAGAGAACATAATAGTTGTTCTAAATTATTTGGATTGTCTATATATTAGCAAAAAAAAATTAAATTACAAATTAATTTTTTTTAATAAAAAAAGGTACGGAGATTAATTAATCTTCATGCCTTTTCATTTGTTCATATTTTTTTCTATAATAAAAACAATTTATAATTACTTTAACACCTATTATTTCTTAAAAACTTTTAAAAGTCCATATGCAGCTGCTCCAACTATAGCTACTGGTGCTGCTGCTGTTATTATAGCCCCTGCAGCCATTCCACCTCCTACAACTCCTCCTATTGTTGCCATTCCTGAAGCTATTGCTGCTCCTCCCGATAAACCTGCTGCTCCTGCTGTCCCTGCTATTGCTGCTCCCATTGTTCCTGCTGTTCCTGCCATTATTGCGGATGCACTCCCAGATCCAATTGCTACAGCTGTAGCCGCCGCTGTTCCTGCTGTTCCTACCACTGTTGCTCCTCCAACTAATGTTGACGCTTTAGTCTTCTTACTCATTTTCTCCCTCCTACATACTTATAATAGATACTTACATGCTGATAGAATATATAAAAATACGGTGCTTGATAATATATTTTTAATTACATTTTTTTCTTTAAAAAAGGATATATTTCAAATAATCCTATTCCAATCAATACAAATAATAAACCGTCTTTTCCGTAATAAGTAAATCCTATATATAGCAATAAACTATAAATTAAAATATACATAATTATCTTTATTGATACAAACATAATTTTTACTAAATCAACTAATAAATATAAAATAAATATCCCTAAAGCTATCTGTCCTAGAACAATTAACAAGGGCATAAATGTTATTCCTATAAACACCAATACCCCCAATATTAACAACAGTAAAATTGCTTTCATCTTTTCCCCTTAAATCATATTATTTTAGATTTCAATTAGATTTACTTAGCTCTTTAGTTTTAGCTTAATATTTATATAGCCTATTTATCTTAATATTTCAAGTTATTTATATTTATTTTTCACTACAATTTAAAATATGAATAAATTTATAGTTATTTATTGAACAATTTAATATTTTCAAATAAAATAATTTTGATAATTCTTATTAGTCACGTACAATTTAAAAAGAGTTACTTTGACAAATTTGTTAGTCAAGTTGATAATGCTAAAAAATATTCTAATAGTTGAGGATATTATAGTTTTAGAAGATTAGAGAATAAGCAAGAGAAGATAAACCTTCAAAACATATTCACAAAATTTTAAATGTTAAAATCATATAAAAATTAATCCTTACATTGCACCCAAAATGCACCCATTTATTTTAAAAAACAGTATAAAAATCATTTTTTTCAAAAAATACACCTCTAAAAACCTAGTAAAATCAATAGGCTTAAATTTTAGAATTTTTTTATAAGTTGAGTGGGAATAGTTCTAGTTTAGTTATCTAAGCTAATAAAATCAATAGTTTTAAGCCTTAAAATATTTCTATTGATAATAAAATGATAGTAAAAAATAGCAGCTCACAAAAAAATGTGAGCTGCTTTTCTTTTTCTTCGTTAATGCTATATAATATTACCATGAATAGAAATACTAAACCTTTAAAATATATTTTTGAAAATCATTTTCATGATATTTGGAAAAAAATTAAATATAAATTTCCTAAAAATACTCATGATTCTATTTGGAATAATGTCACTCGTTCTATGAATTGTGGCGATTATTTCTTACGGTTATACTGCTTTCAAATGTGCTAAATGCTCGCATATGCATATTGTTGGTTTCTCTTGCAAATCTAGATTTTGCACTTCTTGTGGTAAAATTTATGCACAAAACTAGGCTTTTAAACTTGAAGAAGAGTTACTTAACGTACCACATATGCATGCCACTTTCTCCTTACCAACTGGATTTTGTCGAAATTTCTTTTTCCATAATTGCTCTAAACTTAGCGATTTAGCTAATGCTGCTCATCAAGCTCTTAAATATACTTTAAGAAAATTAGGCATTCATTCTTTTAGGGCTATTATTAATATACATACTTTCGCTAGGAATCTTGATTGGAATCCACATATTCATTGCATTTTTACTTTAGGGGGATATGACAAAAAGAATAAATGGAAAAATATTAAGTATCTTCCCTACATCGTTCTTAAAAAATCTTGGCAAAAGTGTGTTCTAGATATTATTACCGATTTTTCTAAAATTAATAATAATCAGGTTTTTAAAAATAAAATATCTCTATGTTATCAAAAATATAAAAATGGATTTTATGTTAATTCTGAAAAAAGAATTAATAATATTTTTAAAATCGCTAAATATATTGGAAGATATCTTGCGCGACCAGCTATTGCTAAATACAGAATTACTAGTATTACTAATTCTAATGTAACTTTTTGGTATCAAAAGCCTGACTCTAATAAAAAAATATATTTAACTCTTTCTATCTCTCAATTCATCGGAAGACTTTTAGCACATATCCACCTTGAAGATTTTAAAATGATTCAAAGATATGGACTTTATTCTAGAAGACACAAAAAGAAAAAACCCAAGAGATTTAATCTCTTTAAATATAAAATCTCTTGGGCTCAGCGTATTTTCAAAACCTTTAAGGTAAATCCATTAATTTGCCCTAAATGTCATTCCAATCTTACTCTTTTAGAAATATACCATATTAAATATGGAATAATATTTCCTAAAAGTGGTTTTTCTTAATACGTTGACTCAAATAACTTTTCACCCGCAATTCACCTGCGGTATTTTGTGGTATTCACAACTTTGAGTTTTCGCGTTATTATACTATTTTTTTTATCTAATCTCAAATTTTTCTCTATTTTTTTATATAAATCTTTTCTATAGTTTCCTTAGAAAATAAAAAAAGCTGATAACAAAAATATATTGTCATCAGCCTATATTAAATTAATCAAATTTAAATTCTTTCGAAATATTTATAATCTCTTTTCTTTGTTTTTTACTTAATTCTTTATCGTGAACTTTCTTTATGTGATTAATATTTTTTATGATATCTATTATTTTATTTTTATATTTAGCTTGAGCTATTGGATTTTTATCTTTTTTTAATCTTCTAACCTCAATAACATCTTTTGTCAATTTTGTAAAATCTTTTGTCAAACATATATTATTAGCGAATACAATATTTCCTAAAATTATTACCATTAATATAATTAATTTTTTCATACTATTCTCTCCTTTTAATTTGCAATAGATTTTAATATTTCTATATCTTCTTTTTCTTTTCTTGCTTTTTCAGCTGCTCTTGCTCTAATTTTTTCAACTTGTCGTTTTTTTTCTAAATCCGATTTATTTAT
Coding sequences within it:
- a CDS encoding transposase zinc-binding domain-containing protein, whose protein sequence is MAIISYGYTAFKCAKCSHMHIVGFSCKSRFCTSCGKIYAQN